GCGGCACCCGTGGTGGTCGGGATGATGTTCTCCGCGGCGGCACGGGCGCGGCGCAGGTCCTTGTGCGGGAAGTCCAGGATGCGCTGGTCGTTCGTGTACGCGTGCACCGTCGTCATCAGACCCTTGACGATGCCGAAGTTCTCGTCGAGGACCTTGGCCATCGGCGCCACACAGTTGGTGGTGCAGGAGGCGTTGGAGATGACGTGGTGGTTGGCGGCGTCGTACTTGTCCTGGTTGACGCCCATCACGATGGTGATGTCCTCGTCCTTGGCCGGAGCCGAGATGAGGACCTTCTTGGCGCCGCCGGCGATGTGCTTCTCGGCGTCCGCCTTCTTGGTGAAGATGCCGGTCGACTCGATCACGATGTCGACGCCCAGCTCGCCCCACGGGATGTCGGCGGGGTTGCGCTCGGAGAGGACCTTGATGGTCTTCCCGTCGACGGTGATGGTGTCCTCGGTGTGCGACACCTCGGCCTTGAGGCGGCCCAGGATGGTGTCGTACTTCAGCAGGTGAGCGGTGGTCGCGGTGTCACCCAGGTCGTTGACAGCCACGATCTCGATGTCTGCACCCTGCTCCAGCAGCGCGCGGAAGTAGTTACGACCGATGCGGCCAAAGCCGTTGATGCCTACGCGGATCGTCACGAACCGATCTCCTCGTTGGTACGCCGGGTTCGACGCCGGCGAGCTGTATGGGATGTCCCCGACCGCCTACGACCCTACCTCCCCAGGGGCCCCCGGGTGACATTGAGACGCCCCGTATGCGGCGGGGCGGCGCGTACCGGTCAGTAGGGGGGCGGATCACCCGGAACCGTCGACAGTTCAGCCTTTCGAGCGGGCCTTCGGGCGGGCGTTCGGACGGACTTCCGGGTGAGCTTCCGGGCGGGCTTCCGGGGGAGACGGATCAACCGGCGGTTGACGGCGGGGCGGTCGCCGCGGCCGGCCGCCGGTCAGCCCGCGAGGTTGTCCGCCATCTCCTCCGTCAGATTGGACTCCGTGCCCGGGATGCCGAGGTCGGAGGCGCGCTTGTCGGCCATGGCGAGCAGCCGGCGGATCCGGCCGGCCACCGCGTCCTTGGTCAGCGGCGGGTCGGCGAGCGCGCCGAGCTCCTCCAGGGAGGCCTGCTTGTGCTCCATGCGCAGCCGGCCGGCGGCGGCGAGGTGCTCGGGGACGTCGTCCGCGAGGATCTCCAGCGCGCGCTGCACCCGGGCGCCGGCCGCGACGGCCGCGCGGGCCGAGCGGCGCAGGTTGGCGTCGTCGAAGTTGGCGAGCCGGTTGGCGGTGGCGCGGACCTCGCGCCGCATCCGGCGCTCCTCCCAGGCCAGCACCGACTCGTGCGCGCCGAGCCGGGTGAGCAGCGCGCCGATCGCGTCGCCGTCACGGACCACGACCCGGTCGACGCCGCGCACCTCGCGGGCCTTGGCGGCGATGGCGAGCCGGCGGGCGGCGCCGACCAGGGCGAGCGCGGCCTCCGGGCCCGGGCAGGTGACCTCCAGGGAGGAGGAGCGGCCGGGCTCGGTGAGCGAGCCGTGGGCGAGGAAGGCGCCGCGCCAGGCGGCCTCGGCGTCGCAGGTGGCCCCCGAGACCACCTGCGGCGGCAGACCGCGGATCGGGCGGCCCCGGCCGTCGACCAGGCCGGTCTGGCGGGCCAGTTGGTCGCCGCCGGCGACCACCCGGACCACGTAGCGCGAGCCGCGGCGCAGCCCGCCGGGGGCCATCACGATCAGTTCGGAGCTGTGGCCGAAGATCTCCAGGATGTCCCGCTTGAGGCGGCGGGCCGCCATCGCGGTGTCCAGCTCCGCCTCGATCACGATGCGGCCGCTGACCAGGTGCAGACCGCCCGCGAATCGCAGGATCGCCGAGACCTCCGCCTTTCTGCAGCAGGTCCGGGTGACGGGTAGCCGGGAGATCTCGTCCTTCACCGCTGCCGTCATCGCCATGGGCCGATCCTTCCATGCATCCGAAAAATACGGTCGTACGCGGCGGCCAACAGCTCCGGGTCGTGCCGCGGAGTGCCGTCGGTCCGGGCCACCGGCGCCAGCTCGACCGCGGCACCGAACCGCTGGGCGGCAGCGTTCAGCACCTCGCGGTCGGGCACGGCGGCCTCGTCGGCCAGCACCACGTCCAGGGCGAGTTTAGGGGCGTGTCGTGCCAAAACCTCCAAATGACGCTGCGGGGAGAAGCCTTCGGTTTCTCCGGGCTGCGGGACGAGGTTCAGCGAGAGGACCCGGCGGGCCTTGGTCGCGGTCAGCGCGTCCAGCAGTTGGGGCACCAGCAGGTGCGGGATGACGGAGGAGAACCAGGAGCCGGGGCCGAGCACCACCCAGTCGGCGTCCAGCACCGCCTCGACCGCCTCGGGGACGGCCGGCGGGTCGTTCGGCACGAGGTGCACGGACTGCACCTCGCCGGGGGTGAGCGCGACGGTGGCCTGGCCGCGGACGGTGTCCACGTCGTCGGGCCGCTCCGGGTCGTGGCCCCTGACCAGGGCCTGGAGCTCCAGCGGTACGGCGGACATGGGCAGCACCCTGCCGTGCGCGCCGAGCAGCCGGCCGACCAGGTCGAGGGCCTGGACGTGGTCGCCGAGCTGTTCCCACAGGGCGACGATCAGCAGATTGCCGACCGCATGTTCGTGCAGGTCGCCCTGGGACTGGAAGCGGTGCTGGATGACCCGGGCCCAGGTCTGGCCCCAGTCGTCGTCCCCGCACAGCGCGGCCAGCGCCTTGCGCAGATCGCCGGGCGGCAGGACGCCCAGCTCGTCGCGGAGCCGGCCGCTGGAGCCGCCGTCGTCGGCGACGGTGACGACGGCGGTGAGGTCGCCGGTGATCCGGCGCAGCGCGGCGAGCGAGGCGGACAGCCCCATGCCGCCGCCGAGGGCGACCACCTTGGGCTGGGTGCCCCGGCGGCGCGGCTTGCCGCCGCGCGCCTCGACTGGCCGGGCGGGGCGGCCCTCGGCCGGGCGGCCGCCGCGGCTCTCGGGCACCACCCGGCGCAGCCTGCTCAGCCGCGGAGTACGTCCGGTCACTCGCGCCCCATGTCCCGGTGGACGACGACCGTCTCCACGCCCTCGGCCGCGAGGCGGGCGGCGAGCTTCTCCGACATGGCGACCGAGCGGTGCTTGCCCCCGGTGCAGCCGACCGCGATGGTCACATAGCGCTTGCCCTCGCGCCGGTAGCCGGCGGCGACCAGGCGGAGCAGCTCGGCGTAGCGGTCGAGGAACTCCTTGGCGCCGGGCTGGTTGAAGACGTACGCGGCGACCTCCTCGTTGAGGCCGGTGAAGGGGCGCAGCTCCGGGACCCAGTGCGGGTTGGGCAGGAACCGCATGTCCACGACCAGGTCGGCGTCGACGGGGAGGCCGTACTTGAAGCCGAACGACATGACCGTGGCCCGCAGCTCGGGCTCCTCCTCCCCGGCGAACTGGGCGTCCATCTTGGCGCGCAGTTCGTGCACGTTGAGGCTGGAGGTGTCGATCACCAGGTCGGCGTCGCCGCGCAGTTCGCGCAGCAGTTCGCGTTCGGCGGCGATGCCGTCGACGATGCGGCCGTCGCCCTGGAGGGGGTGCGGGCGGCGGACCGACTCGAAGCGGCGCACCAGGGCCTCGTCGGAGGACTCCAGGAAGACGATGCGCCGGGTGACGTGCCG
The DNA window shown above is from Streptomyces sp. NBC_00670 and carries:
- the rapZ gene encoding RNase adapter RapZ, producing MTEHEAGTEPGGTAPPGRVHSEPQDNALGHEARDAHSTRDAQEARDARDSAPTHRAPGRGTRHDNGAQVSTGSETAGAPGASEPAIPELVIISGMSGAGRSTAAKCLEDLGWFVVDNLPPALIPTMVELGARSQGNVARIAVVVDVRGRRFFDNLRESLADLEARHVTRRIVFLESSDEALVRRFESVRRPHPLQGDGRIVDGIAAERELLRELRGDADLVIDTSSLNVHELRAKMDAQFAGEEEPELRATVMSFGFKYGLPVDADLVVDMRFLPNPHWVPELRPFTGLNEEVAAYVFNQPGAKEFLDRYAELLRLVAAGYRREGKRYVTIAVGCTGGKHRSVAMSEKLAARLAAEGVETVVVHRDMGRE
- a CDS encoding gluconeogenesis factor YvcK family protein, with amino-acid sequence MTGRTPRLSRLRRVVPESRGGRPAEGRPARPVEARGGKPRRRGTQPKVVALGGGMGLSASLAALRRITGDLTAVVTVADDGGSSGRLRDELGVLPPGDLRKALAALCGDDDWGQTWARVIQHRFQSQGDLHEHAVGNLLIVALWEQLGDHVQALDLVGRLLGAHGRVLPMSAVPLELQALVRGHDPERPDDVDTVRGQATVALTPGEVQSVHLVPNDPPAVPEAVEAVLDADWVVLGPGSWFSSVIPHLLVPQLLDALTATKARRVLSLNLVPQPGETEGFSPQRHLEVLARHAPKLALDVVLADEAAVPDREVLNAAAQRFGAAVELAPVARTDGTPRHDPELLAAAYDRIFRMHGRIGPWR
- the whiA gene encoding DNA-binding protein WhiA, whose amino-acid sequence is MAMTAAVKDEISRLPVTRTCCRKAEVSAILRFAGGLHLVSGRIVIEAELDTAMAARRLKRDILEIFGHSSELIVMAPGGLRRGSRYVVRVVAGGDQLARQTGLVDGRGRPIRGLPPQVVSGATCDAEAAWRGAFLAHGSLTEPGRSSSLEVTCPGPEAALALVGAARRLAIAAKAREVRGVDRVVVRDGDAIGALLTRLGAHESVLAWEERRMRREVRATANRLANFDDANLRRSARAAVAAGARVQRALEILADDVPEHLAAAGRLRMEHKQASLEELGALADPPLTKDAVAGRIRRLLAMADKRASDLGIPGTESNLTEEMADNLAG
- the gap gene encoding type I glyceraldehyde-3-phosphate dehydrogenase, producing MTIRVGINGFGRIGRNYFRALLEQGADIEIVAVNDLGDTATTAHLLKYDTILGRLKAEVSHTEDTITVDGKTIKVLSERNPADIPWGELGVDIVIESTGIFTKKADAEKHIAGGAKKVLISAPAKDEDITIVMGVNQDKYDAANHHVISNASCTTNCVAPMAKVLDENFGIVKGLMTTVHAYTNDQRILDFPHKDLRRARAAAENIIPTTTGAAKATALVLPQLKGKLDGIAMRVPVPTGSATDLVVELQREVTKDEVNAAFKKAADDGDLKGFLFYTEDAIVSSDIVGDPASCTFDSSLTMVQEGKTVKILGWYDNEWGYSNRLVDLTVFVGNQL